A window of the Brassica napus cultivar Da-Ae chromosome C5, Da-Ae, whole genome shotgun sequence genome harbors these coding sequences:
- the LOC106370082 gene encoding protein NIM1-INTERACTING 1: MYPKLFNLHDNPYSVLKTMKNEKDQNVETKETSRIGEREREDEDEEEKRIDTFFKLIKSYQEARKRRREDLAENSGDVRKKTNVGEASGAVVPAFQPEDFSQCGTDVKPLMAVSDHKEGDVKVKEEEEEEAKEEEEEEKGLDLNLAL; the protein is encoded by the coding sequence ATGTATCCCAAACTTTTTAATTTACACGATAACCCCTACAGTGTCTTAAAAACCATGAAGAACGAGAAGGACCAAAATGTGGAGACCAAGGAGACGAGCAGGATCggtgagagagaaagagaagacgaagatgaagaagagaagaggatTGATACGTTCTTTAAGCTCATCAAAAGTTATCAAGAAGCACGGAAACGAAGAAGAGAAGATTTGGCTGAAAATTCAGGAGACGTGAGGAAGAAAACTAACGTCGGAGAGGCATCCGGTGCTGTGGTTCCGGCGTTTCAGCCGGAAGATTTCTCTCAGTGTGGTACGGATGTGAAGCCATTGATGGCTGTATCAGATCACAAGGAAGGGGATGTAAAGgtgaaagaagaggaggaagaagaagcaaaggaggaagaagaagaagaaaagggtTTGGATCTTAATCTTGCAttgtaa
- the LOC106397906 gene encoding polygalacturonase At1g48100 — protein MFCPTKMFVCSYTRNNILCFIALILTLTSLTESRYHHHKEKHKHNSHNHHSSKPEPPSSSISQPPTPPPGPNDSPSPSLPPSPSDEPEEDNNGFYNVRKFGAVGDGVTDDTEAFKTAWDSSCSNQNDTVSVLFVPYGYTFMIHSTIFTGPCHSYQILQVDGTIITPDGPESWPSNISKRQWLVFYRVNGMALKGAGVIDGRGQKWWDLPCKPHRSVNKSAIFAGPCDSPIALRFFMSSNLTVEGLMIKNSPQFNFRFDGCQGVHVESLHITAPPLSPNTDGIHIENSNSVTIYNSVISNGDDCVSIGSGSYDVDIRNLTCGPGGHGISIGSLGNHNSHACVSNITVRNSIIKYSDNGVRIKTWQGGSGSVSGVTFNNIHVESVRNPIIIDQYYCMTKDCSNKTSAVFVSDIAYQGIKGTYDIRSPPMHFGCSDAIPCTNLTLSGIELLPAKGDIVRDPFCWNAYGLAEELSIPPVWCLMSDPPTALQGALVDKCGSP, from the exons atgttCTGTCCAACAAAAATGTTTGTTTGTTCTTATACTCGCAACAATATCCTCTGCTTCATTGCACTAATTCTCACGTTAACCTCTTTAACTGAATCTCGATACCATCACCACAAAGAGAAACACAAACACAATAGCCATAACCATCACTCCTCAAAACCAGAGCCACCATCTTCCTCAATCTCTCAGCCTCCTACTCCTCCTCCAGGCCCCAATGACTCACCGTCACCTTCGCTGCCACCGTCACCTTCAGACGAGCCTGAAGAAGATAACAATGGATTCTACAACGTGAGAAAGTTTGGTGCGGTCGGAGATGGTGTCACAGACGACACGGAAGCATTCAAAACTGCGTGGGACTCTTCGTGTAGTAACCAGAACGACACCGTTTCAGTTTTGTTTGTTCCTTACGGCTACACATTCATGATTCACTCTACTATCTTTACCGGTCCTTGCCACTCTTACCAAATATTACAA gtGGACGGGACCATTATAACACCAGATGGACCAGAATCGTGGCCAAGTAATATAAGTAAAAGACAGTGGCTTGTCTTCTATAGAGTCAACGGAATGGCTCTGAAAGGTGCCGGAGTTATTGACGGCCGGGGACAAAAATGGTGGGATCTTCCCTGCAAACCTCACCGG TCCGTCAACAAATCTGCAATTTTTGCTGGTCCCTGCGACAGCCCCATT GCTTTGAGGTTCTTTATGAGCTCGAATCTAACGGTGGAAGGTCTAATGATAAAAAACAGCCCGCAGTTTAATTTCAGATTCGACGGATGTCAAGGAGTTCACGTCGAGTCCCTTCACATCACTGCTCCACCGTTAAGTCCCAACACTGACGGCATCCACATTGAAAATTCTAACTCCGTTACCATCTACAACTCCGTCATCTCCAACG GAGATGATTGTGTATCGATTGGTTCGGGATCCTACGATGTTGATATTCGGAATCTCACTTGTGGACCCGGTGGCCATGGAATTAG TATTGGAAGTTTGGGCAACCACAACTCACACGCATGCGTATCAAACATAACTGTAAGAAACTCCATCATAAAATATTCCGACAACGGAGTTCGGATCAAAACGTGGCAAGGTGGTTCTGGTTCGGTCTCAGGTGTGACATTTAACAACATCCACGTGGAGTCAGTCCGTAACCCAATAATCATTGACCAATACTATTGCATGACCAAAGATTGTTCTAATAAAACATCTGCGGTTTTTGTATCTGATATTGCATACCAAGGCATCAAAGGAACTTACGATATTCGAAGTCCTCCAATGCATTTTGGATGCAGCGATGCAATTCCATGCACAAATCTAACTCTTTCGGGCATCGAGTTGCTTCCTGCAAAGGGCGACATCGTTCGGGATCCGTTTTGTTGGAATGCTTATGGACTTGCGGAAGAGCTTTCGATTCCTCCGGTTTGGTGTCTCATGTCGGATCCTCCCACGGCGTTGCAAGGTGCTCTTGTTGACAAGTGTGGTTCACCGTGA
- the BNAC05G01260D gene encoding uncharacterized 17.2 kDa protein in melC2-rnhH intergenic region has translation MSSIASGTAPTTKSAACFSRIQKSATYSSRSMLLSSLSSSSSPASAKLLNSSNGSSSSSSSPKPFRPVMRSREADRLEEERLLHVQWQDITVKMVVDAPASVAYKLYADGELFPKWLPFLSSVEAVEGSPDLSRYLVKFESFGKKIEYYFLAKNLEPIPDRKLHWRSIEGFANRGSVRFFHRGPSSCMVEINFSFEVPHAFAPVAFLMKPFMERLIRGGLESFAAFVKTT, from the exons ATGTCATCAATAGCGTCTGGTACAGCTCCAACCACCAAATCAGCTGCTTGTTTCAGTAGAATCCAAAAGTCTGCAACTTATTCATCTCGGTCAATGTTGTTATCATCgttatcttcttcctcatcaccTGCCTCTGCGAAACTCCTAAACTCTAGCAATGGTTCATcaagttcttcttcatctcctaaACCCTTCAGACCCGTTATGCGCAGCAGAGAAGCTGATAGACTCGAAGAGGAAAGACTTCTCCATGTACAATGGCAAGACATCAC GGTAAAGATGGTAGTGGATGCACCAGCTTCCGTGGCTTACAAGTTATACGCGGATGGTGAATTGTTCCCTAAGTGGTTGCCGTTTTTGTCATCCGTTGAG GCAGTGGAGGGCAGTCCAGATTTATCGCGTTATTTGGTGAAATTCGAgtcttttggtaaaaaaattgaatattattTTCTCGCAAAAAATTTAGAG CCAATCCCGGATCGAAAGCTGCATTGGAGATCTATCGAAGGCTTTGCGAATAG AGGCAGTGTTCGATTTTTCCACAGAGGCCCTTCCTCGTGCATGGTAGAG ATCAACTTTTCATTTGAGGTTCCACATGCTTTTGCTCCAGTTGCATTC TTAATGAAACCGTTTATGGAGAGGCTTATTCGTGGAGGATTGGAAAGTTTTGCTGCCTTCGTGAAGACCACTTAA
- the LOC106402079 gene encoding uncharacterized protein LOC106402079, with translation MSVTATHMNTINHLSASCKTPNLQLPICSVRRFALPCPRKPNYSLSQLLPKSLNGSSPLNRRSRFNTRKRLSVSMEWQDCTVKMEVDIPVSVAYNFYLDRESFPKWMPFISSVEVLKDKPDLSRWSLKYNAFGQDIKYSWLARNLQPTPNQKIHWRSLEGLPNKGSVRFFPKGPSSCLVELTVSYEVPALLTPVASALRPFLETLLRGGLERFATLAKTT, from the exons ATGTCTGTAACAGCAACACACATGAACACGATCAATCACTTGTCAGCATCATGTAAAACCCCCAATCTCCAGCTACCCATCTGCTCCGTTCGCAGATTCGCTCTACCTTGTCCTCGTAAACCCAACTATTCTCTGTCTCAGTTGCTTCCCAAATCTCTAAATGGCTCCTCCCCTCTCAATCGAAGATCGAGATTCAACACTCGCAAACGCTTATCCGTTTCCATGGAGTGGCAAGACTGCAC AGTGAAGATGGAAGTAGATATTCCAGTATCAGTAGCGTATAACTTCTACTTGGATCGTGAGTCTTTCCCCAAGTGGATGCCTTTCATTTCATCCGTTGAG GTGTTAAAGGACAAGCCTGATCTATCACGTTGGTCACTCAAGTACAATGCTTTTGGCCAAGACATCAAGTATTCTTGGCTTGCTCGCAATCTTCAG CCTACTCCTAATCAGAAAATCCATTGGAGATCTCTTGAAGGTCTTCCTAATAA AGGAAGTGTTCGGTTCTTCCCTAAAGGTCCTTCATCTTGCCTCGTTGAG CTAACTGTATCATATGAAGTCCCTGCGCTTTTAACCCCCGTGGCATCG GCGCTCCGGCCCTTTTTAGAAACCTTGCTTAGAGGTGGACTTGAAAGATTTGCAACACTGGCTAAAACCACTTAA